The segment TGCATCTTACCACAATACTGAAAGCAACTAACGCATGTGTGTGGGCGTgcttgcatgcttgtgtgtgtgtgtgtgtgtgtgtgtgtgtgtgcagctaccACGCGGTGACGTCATGGAGCAGGGTGAAGGGGATGGGCATCCCTCTGTGGAAAGCGGTGGAGGTGACACTCATCTGGCTGGCTGCCGTGGTGCTGGCGGTGCCCGAGGCGCTGGCGTTTGACATGATGGAGCTGCCGTACAGAGGCAACAAGCTGCGcgtctgtctgctgcatccAGAGCAGAGCACCAGCTTCATGAAGGTAGGCATTTTATTGCGTTAGGTATACAGTGTATTTGTTACTCACATGCAATTAGTgatttgattgtttttctttctgctgctgtcagctTGACTAGCTCTCTCCTTGTAAAAGAGATCCTTGTTTTAAAGAGTAACCTGGATAAAAGATAAATATAAActtaaaatactaaaataaaaattcacATGCAAGTGTGTTTGGGGTATTACAGCTGAATGAGTGACGTCGACAACATATGTATGTACCACTGGTTACTCAAACCTATGAACAAAATAGCTTCAACTTGCCAAGGTTCAGTCATATATcaactgaaaatgttttatagGCAACTCGGGGTTGCGTGTTACCATTTTCCAACAACCATATGGTTGCACAATATACCCTGCATATTGCATAAGGATTCACTATCAAGGGTatgtaaggaaaaaaaatcttggaTTTTGTTCAGCTTGCACTTGATGTTATTTTCAAGTTCGAAAGTCCACAGAATGTTTCACTTCAAAGTGCCTGAGCAGCGAAAATACAATTAATGTGTCTCTCAAGCAAAGTTTCCTTTTCTTATTCAAGCTCTGCCAATAAGTAATTAGTGAATCACAAAAACTGAATACAATGCATACACAGTACATGCAAATCATCTCGCCATGCCTGTAAGACATTACATTTTGACTTTCTGTTTTTCATAATATTCACAGTACAGAGTTCACATTCTTGAAGCTGCACAGCAGACTAACATTAAAAATCTCAATCAACATTTCATTATGTGGATATCGCCCTTCTACTTTAACTAGAAGGGTCTGAGAGGATTGCAGGACACCATGGAAATAGCTATGCTTTGATTTAATGCtgatgttaaataaaaagtgaaCTTCAATAAGTGAATTGTAATTCCAGTTATTTATCACTAGCAAAGAGGCATAATTCTGACACGTTATCTTTCAGTGAATCAGTAGGTGGACAGTTTTGAGGATTTAATAGATCAAATGTCCTAAAGTCACCCTAAAACAATTACTCCACAAGGGCAGAAAAGTACTAGAAAAGAAAGTTAATTTCTTTATCTGAGTCTGGTGTGAGTATGTCATTAGTTTTTCCAACGTAATGAATACAAAACAATTGTGAACCAGGACCCCAAAATTGAGGTATATACCAAACTTTCATCTAAATATTTCTCATTAAAATCCCTCTACATTCCTTCCAGAGCCACCTCTCACATCACACGTCTTGTTTTTACAAGTGCAGTTTTTGTGACTGggtcttttgtgtttttcttccagTTCTACCAGGATGTAAAAGACTGGTGGCTGTTTGGCTTCTACTTCTGCCTGCCGTTGGCCTGTACAGGAATCTTCTACACTCTCATGTCCTGTGAGATGCTGAGCCGCAAGAAAGGCATGCGCATTGCTCTCAACGACCATATGAAACAGGTGCGTACACAAATGGCTACTAAGATCATTTCTAATCTTGCAAACATAATCTTAAAACTTGACTTAAGACTTGAGGAGAGCGAGGCACTCAAAAGCATccatctctgtctttgtgtgtgtgtgtgtgtgtgtgtgtgtgtgtgtgtgtgtgtagcggagGGAAGTGGCGAAGACGGTCTTCTGCCTAGTGTTGATCTTTGCCCTGTGCTGGCTGCCTCTTCACCTCAGCCGCATTCTGAAGAAAACAGTCTATGACCAGAACGACCCCAACCGCTGTGAACTGCTCAGGTGAGCGTCCAGATTACGCAAATACAGATTTATACACGTATGCCGACGCACACTCATGGGTACAAATACACTGCCTTAAGTAAGTTCATGAGAACCCATTGTTCTCCACTCTGCGGCTTCCTGTTGTCTTGACGATGAACTTTGCCCTCTGCCCCGCCAGCTTCCTCTTAGTGATGGATTACATTGGAATCAACATGGCGTCCCTAAACTCCTGCATTAACCCGATTGCCCTCTACTTTGTCAGCCAGAAGTTTAAGAACTGCTTCCAGGTGAGAAGACACACGCTGGCACAAATATTATGGTTTTACTACAAAATACAGACTGGAAGAAGGTATTAATAATTTGTGTGTTCTTATCTCCCAGTCCTGCCTGTGCTGCTGGTGCTACAGGACGGCTCCGCTGGACGAGCGGGGCTCCGGCGTGCGCTGGAAGGGCTCCTGCCACGGGAACGGACTAGACCGCTCCAGCTCCCGCTCCAGCCAGAAATACAGCTCctcatagatacacacacacacacacacacacacacacacacacacacacacacacacacatacatcacacaCTTCTTATCACTGAGAAACAGCACTGTCACTGCCATAGACAGGCAATCAGATCAGAGTGAGGgggggaaagatggagaggaagaagtCACTCTACGCTACGCGAAGTGAGACTTCTACACAATGTGAACTCACAACAGACTGAAAGACTTCATGCATCAAACCGATGAATGAAGCACTGGGACTGAACCTGTGCAGGCTGTAATACTAACTACAAACACAAAAGCTAGGATGAAACCAAAGCTAGATTTAGCTCTTAACCAAGACCTTACTCAAACATTACGACTTGAGTAGAGGACTGTATGTTAGTCAGTGGAAACTAAGTTTATAGAGAACATTTTATTCAAGCTGCAGATGGAAATATGTGTAAATTTCTGTACAGTATTATTTACATGCGGATTTCAGACCAAGCACTAAGGCCAGATATAATCAAGGGTCTTAGTGCGTCATGTATGAGCAATAACATTGATGACATGCTGTGGTGATTATACCTGTTGAAGCTTTGATATCTCATGGGATAGAGAGTCAGAGGGAAAATGTGACCGTGAGTTATTTCCTAAAAAGCCTCAAGGCTGGCTATGCATATAAGCACTATCAATAGCTGATTATCtgaacatcaactgcatgttgaCAATGAGCTTCAGAACTCCTGGTGACATCATGCCAGAGCAAAATGGGTGTACTGTACATCTCACAGTCATGCGGCAGAGTTGAAAATCGGCAATCTTTCCTCTGGAAATCATCGCTGCTTTAAGTCATGTGGAGGGCAGCTGTTGTCCAAGAACACTTGACAAATACCAGCTGATTCTCATCATGCTACATAGAATTAGTAACTTTTTGCGATATTCTTGCTGTTGTTTCTATTCCCACTGTGTATAAAGCCTTGTCTCTTATAATGTAACTtctatttttatatgaaaatatcttATCACAAAACCTTTTACATTCACACAAAGCTTATTTAATCTTCCACCAGGTGTTCGTATATTATTTCTAAATGTTTCACCTTGATCAGTGTGTGTTCCTATGGCAAATATAGTTATTGTGTAGGAGCTGTAATCATGAAGATGCTCCTGAGAGCTGCTTTAGGAATACATATCAAAAAAATGGGAAGTTCACCATCATTCAGGTTTTCTAGCAGTAAAAATGGTAAACCTGGAAATAATTGAGGAGTaggaaatgttattttcagtggGGATAAACTTCCTCTAACTACATGAGTGTTCAAAATATCtacctatatatatatgtatatatatatacatatatatataccatTTTCTTTCCATAGTAACCAGAAAATCCAGGTGAAGGCTgtgatcctttattgatttaaCCTGTTGAACCCATTTCATCTGTGAAGGCAGGAATTgtgaaaaggggggggggacagaaaaTTTCAGGAACAGCTTCCTCTTAGCGAGTTGCCTAAGAGGAAGCTGTTCCTGaaattttataatatttttataattataatattcTGGGCACAGTGTAGCTGATGGTTCAATAAGTATTCAGTAGTCACTGATGTACTCACAAAACTTGCAAAACAATTTACACAACTTCTGGCTGCCTAACAAATCAGGAGTCAGGCATGAGGGAAAACTGCAGTTTTTGCCAGCAGTTTGAATGTTGGATTTCCATTTAGTGACTGCCAAGTTAGATATGCACCTATCTCTATCCAAACCTCCActccattaaaaagaaaaaactggaTTGTGTATTCATAGCATGCGCATCTGGGAAAACCTGCAAATGTTGTAATTCAGTGTCATTAGATGTACAAACTTTACAAGAAGCTGAATCAGACTTTTTATCACTGGTGGAAGTGAGAGCATGCACTGATGTTCACGCACAAGTCAGACCCATATTATCTAGTGCTGTTTTGCTCTTACTAGACCATGACTATCCAATAAGCAATGAGCAATGGCTCTTATTTCTAAACCAAATTTCTTATGAGAAACCACATTTTTGCTTGGTATTCATCATTATTCTGACTTTGAAAATGTTCATTTGACAAGGTTTTTCTTCTGTCACCATATAATAATTTGTAATAGCACTCATCAGCTGATAATATCAGATTGAGCTGAACTTCACCCTTCTTTTAGCTAAACATTCTCACCAAATGTTGCAGCTTTGTCTTTTTAGAGGGAAAGCTAGAAATTCAGTGCTACTTACAAATACTTTTAGGGTGATAGATAAAATGCTATGTGAATACACTGCCGGCTGTTTTAAATAACATTTATATTGTACCTATTTGTTGACAACATGCagtaataaatattattttatagCATTTGAGTTGTACGTTTTGAGTTACTGACTGACAAATTAAAACGGGGCACTGCTGGCCGTTACCAGTGGTGGTGCAGTCTAGTCTTTGCTGACATAATAGTGTATTTGCATGCTGTATCTTACACTGTAtctacatacactaccagtcaaaagtttggacacacacatttttctttatttttactatttttcgcattttagaataatagtaaagacatcaaaactatgaaataacacaaatggaattatgcagtgaccaaaaaagtgttaaacaaatcaaaactctcttgtattttagattctttaaagtagtcgccctttgccttgctggaaaggcaaaggctttggaaagaaattcatacataggatcaacttcactatttatatttgtctaagaaacaaatttcaagcatttaagcgtaagcctttagatcaaaatggctttaagagaatgaaaaaaacattcaatcagttGTATCCAAACTTCACTTATAGTGTAGGTGGTGTGTATGGAAAGCATAAAGAGTTTTCACTGTATTGTGGATTTTCTGTGAAGCTGCTGTTTGATTACCTAACACCCCTGGGTGGTTTAACTTGCCTGAAACACCTAAAGTAATCTCAGCtataaaatgtttgtgttttgattgattgattgattgataatttttatttcgaacatgtaaaaaaataaaaaaacagataaaaacaaaacaagaataacaataaaatgttttgttgcaGCATTAGCCAGAGTTCAAGTTTACATTTATGAAAGTTCATAAACTCCTTGACTTTAACATGTGAGTTGGAGACATGTTTATCAGCCACACAGCCCCGGTGTGAGAGACTATCGCACTCTTGAGAAGAGTGAAGGCAAACAATACTTTGTTATTAACAGTCTGTCAAGGCTGAGAAATGTCTCAAGTTTCATGTTTTCGGCTTACCGTGGAGGGGTTACGTTTGTTATGTATGAATTGGACCTTCgaaagaaaacatttcacatgaGGCAGAGATGAACCTTGCGTGTTGGACCTACATGGGGTTATACAAAGGTTATCCTGACTTTAATTTATGGCTTCAGAGAACTACGCACTTGGCTCCAGGCCCGACAAGGCAGGAATTTCTCTTAAACGGTCAAAAAACTGACTAGTTGGTATTTTAATGTCTTTATTTCCTGAGTAACTCATTAACTTTTTTGACCCTGAGACCCTGAGTAAGAGGAGAAAATTTATACTGTAGGGATAATGgagattttatgtttttcttgaaGTTTCTTTTACCACATAGATGGCTGTAGCAACTCATATCATACTCAGCAGTTAAACCCTTGAGGTCATGTGGCATGAATATGACTCAATGTGGGATAAAGGCAATCATCAATTAATTATATGTTTTAATACTGTAAGACTGTACTCATTTTTAAGTACTAATTTTGCTCGCtagaaaagtaaagaaaagcTTATTGATGcaaattgaatttgaaaagAGGAATTTCCTTCTCCAGCTTCTTCCAAACGCTCCGACATTAAAGTCATCAGATatgtttcaaatcaaatttgGTCTCAGCTGCTGTT is part of the Centroberyx gerrardi isolate f3 chromosome 16, fCenGer3.hap1.cur.20231027, whole genome shotgun sequence genome and harbors:
- the LOC139930641 gene encoding endothelin receptor type B-like — translated: MRAVGLLCLLMAAGVGASRFSRDSQGAPGAPELSKTNASRSLPAPGPGRPRSSFPPMCIKPTEIKHAFKYVNTVVSCVIFVVGIIGNSTLLRIIYKNKCMRNGPNVLIGSLALGDLLYILIAIPINVFKLIAEDWPFGVYVCKLTPFIQKASVGITVLSLCALSVDRYHAVTSWSRVKGMGIPLWKAVEVTLIWLAAVVLAVPEALAFDMMELPYRGNKLRVCLLHPEQSTSFMKFYQDVKDWWLFGFYFCLPLACTGIFYTLMSCEMLSRKKGMRIALNDHMKQRREVAKTVFCLVLIFALCWLPLHLSRILKKTVYDQNDPNRCELLSFLLVMDYIGINMASLNSCINPIALYFVSQKFKNCFQSCLCCWCYRTAPLDERGSGVRWKGSCHGNGLDRSSSRSSQKYSSS